In one Agathobacter rectalis ATCC 33656 genomic region, the following are encoded:
- a CDS encoding DUF951 domain-containing protein, whose product MDKYAVGDIVKLKKPHPCGCSEWEIMRVGADFRLKCMGCGHQVMVPRKLVEKNDRGLTKKQA is encoded by the coding sequence ATGGATAAATACGCAGTAGGAGATATCGTAAAACTGAAAAAACCGCATCCGTGCGGCTGTAGCGAGTGGGAAATCATGCGTGTCGGAGCAGACTTCCGTCTGAAATGCATGGGCTGCGGACACCAGGTTATGGTGCCAAGGAAGCTTGTCGAGAAAAATGACCGCGGCTTAACCAAGAAGCAGGCTTGA
- a CDS encoding NAD-dependent protein deacylase — protein sequence MGNNDSSVETFLQWIKASDNIVFFGGAGVSTESGIPDFRSVDGLYNQKYDYPPETILSHTFYRKHPQEFYRFYRDKMLCLDAEPNITHYKLAELEKAGKLKGVVTQNIDGLHQKAGSKNVMELHGSVLRNYCERCLQFVSAEEILNSTDVPKCPKCGGPVKPDVVLYEEGLNQKTLEDAIYYISHADVLIVGGTSLAVYPAAGLIDYYNGNKLVLINKSTTPMDARADLLIQQGLGSVFEQIEV from the coding sequence ATGGGTAACAATGACAGCAGTGTAGAAACATTTTTGCAGTGGATAAAGGCTTCGGACAATATTGTATTTTTCGGCGGAGCAGGTGTATCAACCGAGAGTGGCATACCTGATTTCAGAAGCGTGGACGGACTTTACAATCAGAAGTATGACTACCCGCCAGAGACCATCCTGAGCCATACATTTTACAGGAAGCATCCGCAGGAGTTTTACCGATTCTACCGTGACAAGATGCTCTGCCTTGATGCAGAGCCGAACATCACGCATTACAAGCTGGCAGAGCTTGAAAAAGCAGGAAAGCTTAAGGGCGTTGTGACGCAGAACATAGATGGACTGCACCAGAAGGCAGGCAGCAAAAATGTGATGGAACTGCACGGCAGTGTGCTGAGAAACTACTGTGAGAGGTGCTTGCAGTTTGTAAGCGCAGAGGAAATCCTCAACTCGACAGACGTGCCAAAATGCCCAAAGTGCGGCGGTCCGGTAAAGCCGGATGTCGTATTGTACGAGGAGGGCTTAAATCAGAAAACGCTTGAGGATGCAATCTACTACATCAGTCACGCCGATGTGCTCATAGTAGGCGGTACATCACTTGCGGTATATCCGGCGGCAGGCCTCATAGACTATTACAATGGAAATAAGCTCGTGCTTATCAACAAGTCCACCACACCGATGGACGCAAGAGCAGACCTTCTGATACAGCAGGGACTGGGCTCTGTATTTGAGCAGATAGAGGTGTAA
- a CDS encoding potassium channel family protein: MKSILIIGMGKFGHHLCADLIKNGNDIMVMDKDEAKVRDLIYDVTKVQIGDCTDPQVVKALGINNFDLIFVCIGTNFQSSLEITSLVKEMGGKYVISKANRDVHAKFLLRNGADEVIYPDRDMAERVAKKYSANHVLDYVALNDDYSIYEINPPESWVGKSIKENNVRQKYNVNIVTVKEAGKNRVLPLPDYVFKADDAVMVLGLNADVDKLVRKL; the protein is encoded by the coding sequence ATGAAATCAATTTTAATTATTGGAATGGGTAAATTCGGACACCATCTGTGTGCGGATTTGATTAAAAACGGAAACGACATTATGGTGATGGACAAGGACGAGGCCAAGGTCAGGGATTTAATCTATGACGTGACCAAGGTGCAGATAGGTGACTGTACCGACCCACAGGTAGTAAAAGCACTCGGAATCAACAATTTCGATTTGATTTTTGTATGCATCGGCACCAATTTCCAGAGCTCGCTTGAGATAACAAGTCTCGTGAAGGAGATGGGCGGAAAATACGTCATCAGCAAGGCAAACAGGGATGTGCATGCCAAGTTCCTGCTTCGAAACGGTGCGGATGAGGTTATCTACCCTGACCGCGACATGGCAGAGAGAGTGGCAAAGAAATACAGCGCTAACCATGTGCTTGATTATGTGGCGTTAAACGATGATTACTCAATCTACGAGATAAATCCACCTGAAAGCTGGGTAGGAAAGAGCATCAAGGAAAATAATGTGCGCCAGAAATACAATGTAAATATCGTTACAGTAAAGGAAGCCGGAAAGAATCGCGTGCTTCCGCTGCCGGACTACGTGTTCAAGGCAGACGATGCAGTGATGGTGCTTGGACTGAATGCAGATGTGGACAAGCTGGTGCGCAAGCTATAA
- a CDS encoding TrkH family potassium uptake protein gives MNDIKHDIKKRHKNLTEFRYIAVGFFLTILSGAIMLSLPFSSRDGQWTNFLDSLFTATSATCVTGLVVFDTFRHWSIIGQLVILVLIQIGGMGFISIGVAFSMLLHKKIGLRQRDLMQESVNALEIGGIVRLFSVIIRGTFLIEGIGAVLLAIRFIPDFGILRGIYFSVFHSISAFCNAGFDLMGINEEYSSFTKYVADPLVNITIMLLIIIGGIGFTIWNEVRTKKLKFSRYSLHAKIVISTTLILVFGGGLFMYIFEKSNTIAGMDTPGAIFASLFGSVTARTAGFNTVDTAALTQESKLLTIVLMFIGGSPGSTAGGIKTTTMAVMIIYIVSYMRGSNGCNVFGRKISSEVIKKAGMVLIINLVLGLTAVIAILATSNMKMDDVLFEVYSAISTVGMTTGITRDLNTVGRIIIIIMMYCGRIGSMTFVLSFVHRPDKANIELPEEKVIIG, from the coding sequence ATGAACGATATAAAACATGACATAAAAAAACGACATAAGAACCTGACAGAGTTCAGATACATCGCAGTTGGCTTTTTTCTGACAATATTATCAGGGGCAATAATGCTGAGCCTTCCGTTTTCTTCAAGAGACGGACAATGGACTAATTTCCTGGACTCACTTTTTACGGCAACAAGCGCAACCTGTGTGACAGGTCTTGTTGTGTTTGATACTTTCAGACACTGGAGTATTATAGGGCAGCTCGTGATTCTGGTGCTGATTCAGATAGGAGGCATGGGCTTCATCTCAATCGGTGTGGCATTTTCCATGCTTCTGCACAAAAAAATCGGACTCAGACAGAGGGATCTGATGCAGGAGAGCGTCAATGCACTCGAGATTGGTGGAATAGTAAGGCTTTTCAGCGTGATAATAAGGGGAACCTTCCTTATCGAAGGTATAGGAGCGGTGCTTTTAGCAATCCGCTTCATACCGGATTTTGGCATATTAAGAGGCATATATTTCTCGGTGTTCCACTCGATATCTGCATTTTGCAATGCAGGCTTTGATTTGATGGGCATAAACGAGGAGTACTCATCGTTTACAAAATATGTCGCAGATCCGTTAGTCAATATCACAATTATGCTGCTTATCATCATAGGTGGTATCGGTTTTACCATATGGAATGAGGTCAGAACCAAAAAGCTTAAGTTTAGCAGATACTCGCTCCACGCCAAGATAGTAATATCAACCACACTGATACTTGTCTTCGGTGGCGGACTGTTTATGTATATTTTTGAAAAAAGTAATACCATAGCAGGCATGGATACACCGGGTGCCATATTTGCATCGTTATTCGGCTCAGTTACGGCGAGAACGGCAGGCTTCAATACAGTAGATACAGCAGCACTGACACAGGAGAGCAAGCTTTTGACTATAGTGCTCATGTTCATAGGAGGAAGCCCGGGCTCGACAGCCGGCGGAATCAAAACCACAACCATGGCGGTCATGATAATCTATATTGTTTCTTATATGAGAGGAAGCAACGGCTGCAATGTGTTTGGCAGGAAAATAAGCAGTGAGGTAATCAAAAAGGCCGGAATGGTGCTTATCATCAATCTGGTGCTTGGACTTACCGCGGTGATAGCTATACTTGCCACATCCAATATGAAGATGGACGATGTACTGTTTGAGGTATACTCTGCAATCAGTACGGTCGGCATGACAACAGGCATCACAAGAGATTTAAATACAGTAGGACGCATAATTATCATAATTATGATGTATTGTGGAAGAATCGGAAGCATGACCTTTGTGCTTTCGTTTGTGCATAGACCGGATAAAGCCAATATAGAGCTTCCGGAGGAAAAAGTTATCATTGGATAA
- the rsmI gene encoding 16S rRNA (cytidine(1402)-2'-O)-methyltransferase, translated as MTGTLYLCATPIGNLEDITFRVLRTLKEVDLIAAEDTRNSIKLLNHFEIKTPMTSYHEFNKIDKAYQLVAKLKEGKNIALITDAGTPGISDPGEDIVRICYEEGVPVTSLPGAAACITALTMSGRPTRRFAFEAFLPRDKKERARVIEELKKETRTIIIYEAPHHLIKTVTELYNALGDRELTVCRELTKKHEEKVQTTFSELLERSRTQEPRGEYVLVICGRNVAEIAKEQQESWEAMPLEEHMAHYESQGIDRKEAMKLVAKDRGVSKRDIYRQLL; from the coding sequence ATGACAGGAACACTGTATTTGTGCGCAACTCCGATAGGAAATCTGGAGGACATCACATTCCGTGTGCTGCGCACACTTAAGGAGGTAGACCTCATCGCAGCAGAGGATACGAGAAACTCCATAAAGCTGCTCAATCATTTTGAGATAAAGACACCCATGACGAGCTATCATGAGTTTAACAAGATAGATAAAGCTTACCAGCTTGTGGCAAAGCTTAAGGAGGGCAAAAATATAGCCCTCATCACTGATGCCGGAACACCCGGCATTTCTGACCCGGGTGAGGATATTGTGCGCATCTGCTACGAGGAGGGCGTGCCTGTTACCTCGCTTCCCGGGGCGGCAGCGTGTATTACAGCGCTCACCATGTCGGGCAGGCCGACAAGGAGGTTTGCGTTTGAGGCATTTTTGCCGAGGGATAAAAAGGAACGCGCGCGCGTCATTGAGGAGCTTAAAAAAGAGACCCGGACAATCATAATCTACGAGGCGCCTCATCATCTTATAAAGACGGTCACGGAGCTTTACAATGCGCTCGGAGACAGAGAACTCACCGTGTGCAGGGAGCTTACGAAAAAGCACGAGGAAAAGGTGCAGACTACATTTTCGGAGCTTTTGGAGCGTTCAAGGACACAGGAGCCAAGAGGCGAATATGTGCTTGTAATTTGTGGCAGAAACGTGGCTGAAATTGCAAAGGAGCAGCAGGAAAGCTGGGAAGCCATGCCTCTTGAAGAGCATATGGCACACTATGAGTCACAGGGCATCGACAGGAAGGAAGCCATGAAGCTCGTGGCAAAGGACAGAGGTGTCAGCAAGAGGGACATATACAGACAGCTTCTGTGA
- a CDS encoding tRNA1(Val) (adenine(37)-N6)-methyltransferase, which translates to MEALIHSNERLDDLCRKGYRLIQDPKLFCFGIDAVLLSDYAKVKRGEKAVDLCTGNGVIPILLEAKNNGEHYSGLELQPQCADLARRSVKYNHLEDKVTIEEGDVCKASEIFGRESVEVVTVNPPYMIGQHGIKNADDAMTIARHEVRCTLDDIVRESAKMLKFNGRFYMVHRPFRLAEIFSTMMKYHIEPKRMRLVHPYADREPNMVLIEGLKGGKSRITIEKPLVVYKEPNVYTDEIYEIYGDKPRNNGK; encoded by the coding sequence ATGGAAGCACTGATACACAGTAATGAGCGACTGGACGATTTGTGCCGCAAGGGCTATAGGCTCATACAGGATCCAAAGCTGTTCTGCTTCGGCATAGACGCCGTGCTTTTATCTGACTATGCAAAGGTAAAGCGCGGCGAGAAAGCTGTGGATTTGTGCACCGGAAACGGTGTGATTCCGATACTTCTTGAGGCAAAGAATAACGGAGAGCATTACAGCGGACTCGAGCTTCAGCCTCAGTGCGCAGACCTGGCGAGAAGAAGTGTGAAATATAACCATCTTGAGGACAAAGTGACCATAGAAGAGGGCGATGTGTGCAAGGCATCGGAGATTTTCGGTCGAGAGTCCGTGGAGGTGGTGACGGTAAATCCGCCGTATATGATAGGTCAGCACGGTATCAAAAATGCAGACGATGCCATGACGATAGCACGCCACGAGGTCAGGTGTACACTTGACGATATAGTCAGGGAGAGCGCAAAAATGCTCAAATTCAATGGGCGTTTTTACATGGTTCACAGACCATTCAGGCTGGCAGAGATCTTTAGCACGATGATGAAATATCATATCGAGCCAAAGCGCATGCGCCTTGTGCATCCCTACGCGGACAGGGAGCCAAACATGGTGCTTATAGAGGGGTTAAAGGGCGGCAAAAGCCGTATAACCATCGAAAAACCTTTAGTTGTATACAAGGAGCCTAATGTATACACGGATGAGATATATGAGATATACGGCGATAAGCCCCGGAATAACGGAAAATAA
- the ricT gene encoding PSP1 domain-containing protein encodes MTKIVGIRFRTAGKIYYFDPADFDLDMAMHVIVETARGIEMGTVLIPPKEVDDDKVVSPLKPVIRVATDEDEKTVERNKEKEKEAFAICKEKIIKHGLEMKLVDAEYTFDGNKLLFYFTADGRIDFRELVKDLAAVFRTRIELRQIGVRDETKMMGGIGICGRPLCCHSYMADFVPVSIKMAKEQNLSLNPTKISGVCGRLMCCLKYEQDTYEYLNSRMPSVGEKVKTPEGIIGEVKSVSVLRQLVRVVIDNGEEKELREYTVDDLRLKPRQKKDVKLTEEELRELKDLEDSGDETMEDKSQEKPQRNRGHRDNKNEYRERRDKRDNRERRPYRADIEAAEASANETNEVNAANAGRENKDGYKKPYKGGKNRPNKQKYNRNKDYKNKNYNKEYNKDYNRDKDNGSTDTQ; translated from the coding sequence ATGACAAAAATAGTTGGTATCAGATTCAGGACAGCAGGCAAAATATATTACTTTGACCCGGCTGATTTCGACCTCGACATGGCAATGCATGTTATCGTGGAGACAGCAAGAGGCATAGAGATGGGAACTGTCCTCATTCCGCCGAAGGAGGTGGATGATGATAAGGTGGTTTCACCGCTTAAGCCTGTCATCAGAGTGGCAACCGACGAGGATGAGAAAACGGTTGAGAGAAATAAGGAAAAGGAAAAAGAGGCATTTGCCATCTGCAAGGAGAAAATCATCAAGCACGGACTTGAGATGAAGCTGGTGGATGCAGAGTATACCTTTGACGGAAACAAGCTGCTGTTTTACTTTACAGCGGACGGCAGAATTGACTTCAGGGAGCTCGTAAAGGATCTGGCAGCGGTATTCCGCACGAGAATCGAGCTTCGCCAGATCGGTGTCAGGGATGAGACCAAGATGATGGGCGGCATCGGAATCTGCGGCAGACCGCTCTGCTGTCATTCTTATATGGCAGATTTTGTGCCTGTTTCCATAAAGATGGCAAAGGAGCAGAATCTCTCGCTCAATCCGACCAAGATATCAGGTGTGTGCGGAAGGCTTATGTGCTGTCTCAAGTATGAGCAGGATACATATGAGTATCTGAACAGCAGAATGCCGTCGGTAGGAGAAAAGGTAAAGACACCTGAGGGAATCATCGGAGAGGTCAAGTCAGTCAGCGTGCTCAGGCAGCTCGTGCGTGTTGTCATTGACAACGGCGAGGAGAAGGAGCTTCGTGAGTACACTGTAGATGATCTGCGCTTAAAGCCGCGCCAGAAAAAGGATGTAAAGCTCACCGAGGAGGAGCTTCGCGAGCTCAAGGATCTCGAGGATAGCGGCGACGAGACGATGGAGGACAAGTCACAGGAGAAACCGCAGAGAAACCGTGGACACCGTGACAACAAAAATGAATATCGCGAGCGCCGTGATAAGCGTGACAACAGAGAAAGACGTCCGTACAGGGCGGACATAGAGGCAGCGGAAGCTTCTGCAAATGAGACAAATGAAGTAAATGCTGCAAATGCCGGCAGAGAAAATAAGGACGGTTACAAAAAGCCGTACAAGGGCGGCAAAAACAGACCAAACAAGCAGAAATACAACCGCAACAAGGATTACAAGAACAAAAACTATAATAAAGAGTATAATAAAGATTACAACAGGGACAAAGACAATGGAAGCACTGATACACAGTAA
- the holB gene encoding DNA polymerase III subunit delta' → MAGFKDIVGNEQIIEHLQNAISMGKVSHAYIINGPQLSGKMMIAEAFARALQCEKEGTDGCGECKSCHQADDHNHPDIIYVSHEKPNNISVDDIRTQLNNDIVIKPYSSKYKIYIVDEAEKMNQQAQNALLKTIEEPPAYAVIMLLTTNADSFLQTIRSRCITLNMKSVKDEVIKAYLMNEKHIPDYQADISAAFAQGIVGKAVKLASSDEFNELKESALSLIKRLDDIDLYELGAAVKQIAEYKLKVQDYFDLIMVWYRDVLYMKATNDVNGLIFKDEVYDIKKQAAKHSYHGIEAILEALEKAKIRINANVNFDLVIELLLMTIKEN, encoded by the coding sequence ATGGCAGGATTTAAGGATATAGTAGGAAATGAGCAGATAATAGAGCATCTGCAAAATGCCATATCAATGGGAAAGGTCTCACATGCATATATAATAAACGGACCACAGCTGTCCGGCAAAATGATGATAGCCGAGGCATTTGCCAGGGCACTGCAGTGTGAGAAGGAGGGCACAGACGGTTGTGGAGAGTGCAAATCGTGCCATCAGGCAGATGACCACAATCATCCTGATATCATATATGTCAGTCATGAAAAGCCCAACAACATATCGGTTGACGACATCAGGACACAGCTCAACAACGATATAGTGATAAAGCCGTACAGCAGTAAATATAAGATTTACATAGTGGATGAGGCTGAAAAAATGAATCAGCAGGCGCAGAACGCGCTTTTAAAGACCATTGAGGAGCCACCGGCATATGCGGTCATCATGCTTCTCACCACCAATGCAGACAGCTTTCTGCAGACCATCAGGTCGCGCTGCATCACACTCAATATGAAGTCGGTAAAGGACGAGGTGATAAAGGCATACCTGATGAACGAAAAGCATATTCCGGATTATCAGGCAGATATCAGTGCCGCATTTGCACAGGGCATCGTCGGAAAGGCTGTTAAGCTCGCCTCATCAGACGAGTTCAACGAGCTAAAGGAGTCAGCACTGTCGCTTATAAAGCGCCTCGATGACATAGATCTCTACGAGCTGGGTGCAGCGGTAAAGCAGATAGCTGAGTATAAGCTTAAGGTGCAGGATTATTTTGACCTGATTATGGTGTGGTACAGAGATGTGCTGTATATGAAGGCGACAAACGATGTTAACGGACTCATATTCAAGGATGAGGTCTATGATATAAAGAAACAGGCAGCAAAGCATTCCTATCATGGAATCGAGGCAATACTTGAGGCACTTGAGAAGGCGAAGATAAGAATTAACGCAAACGTCAATTTTGACCTGGTAATTGAGCTGCTGCTTATGACCATAAAGGAGAACTAA
- a CDS encoding YaaR family protein, whose translation MAVRVNEVNQVTQVPDAQKTQAGDGSFKFTLASAITDADLQAKVDALMQDITAQGNRIAEHMDIRDMKRYRGLIKDFLNEVVYRSHKFSRENFLDRRGRHRVYGIIRLIDSNLDELASELVEDEKDHLSILARIGEIRGLLLDIFT comes from the coding sequence ATGGCAGTCAGAGTAAATGAAGTAAATCAGGTGACACAGGTTCCTGATGCACAAAAAACACAGGCCGGTGACGGCTCGTTCAAATTCACACTGGCCAGCGCCATAACAGACGCTGATCTCCAGGCAAAGGTAGATGCGCTGATGCAGGATATCACAGCACAGGGCAACAGAATAGCCGAGCATATGGACATTAGGGACATGAAGAGATATCGCGGCCTCATAAAGGATTTTTTAAATGAGGTGGTCTACAGATCCCATAAATTTTCCAGAGAAAATTTCCTCGACAGGAGAGGAAGGCACAGAGTTTATGGTATAATAAGACTGATAGACAGCAATCTGGATGAGCTGGCATCAGAGCTGGTGGAGGATGAGAAGGATCATCTGTCCATACTGGCAAGAATCGGAGAGATACGTGGACTGTTGCTTGATATATTCACGTAG
- a CDS encoding guanylate kinase, whose protein sequence is MGKIFCVMGKSASGKDTIYNKILQDDSLMLSRIIPYTTRPIRDGETQDKDYHFCNEEDVKRLSAQGRIIELREYNTVYGVWKYFTVNDDDIDLRCKSYLTVGTLESYTKIRDYFGSDKVLPIYVEVEDGDRLIRAIHREKGQQVPKYEEMCRRFLADASDFSEEKLHEAGITRRFINDDMDTVLAEISAYIRQSS, encoded by the coding sequence ATGGGTAAGATTTTCTGCGTGATGGGAAAAAGCGCATCAGGCAAGGACACTATATACAACAAAATACTGCAGGATGATTCCCTCATGCTTAGCAGGATTATCCCGTATACCACTCGCCCGATAAGGGACGGAGAGACACAGGATAAGGATTATCATTTCTGCAATGAAGAGGATGTAAAAAGGCTCAGTGCACAGGGGCGCATCATAGAGCTTCGAGAGTACAATACAGTGTACGGCGTGTGGAAATATTTCACGGTAAATGATGATGATATAGACCTTCGCTGCAAAAGCTATCTGACAGTCGGAACACTGGAGTCTTACACAAAGATACGCGATTATTTTGGCAGTGACAAGGTACTGCCAATCTATGTGGAGGTGGAGGATGGCGACCGTCTGATACGCGCCATTCACCGGGAAAAGGGGCAGCAGGTGCCTAAATATGAGGAGATGTGCCGCCGTTTTCTGGCAGACGCATCAGATTTCTCTGAGGAGAAGCTGCATGAGGCGGGGATTACACGTCGCTTCATAAATGATGATATGGACACTGTGCTTGCCGAGATTTCAGCATACATACGACAGAGTTCCTAA
- a CDS encoding aminotransferase class I/II-fold pyridoxal phosphate-dependent enzyme, with amino-acid sequence MEKELINNSQSNIYPFHMPGHKRRGSDIGAGLDPYAIDITEIDNFDNLHHAEGIIKEAQAEAAALYGAKHAYFLINGSTCGILAAISAATKRGDKVLVARNCHKAVYHALYLRQLHPVFTYPEITRTGLQGQITEAQIRAAFDENPDIKAVVITSPTYDGVVSDVAAIASVAHEYGALLIVDEAHGAHFGFGGGFPQNAIALGADAVIVSLHKTLPAFTQTALLLLGGMREAAVEKFLGIYETSSPSYVLMTGIERCIHYVRDNKETAFAQLRSRLDRFYQKVSGLSHLSVVRKSDFSADEAYDFDESKIIIFTKEAMNGHTLLELLLKKYELQLEMAAGNYVLALASVMDTDEGFDRLADALIEIDSRLEKYKSDFEEFYDILKQEGVVHQFYFPVKMDTTIYQKLPAVMEMYDAYDADHQEVYAFKASGKVSGAFINIYPPGIPLVVPGEIMNDKLIDDVIKAVNSGLEVDGLYFDPDADMWKFVAVL; translated from the coding sequence ATGGAAAAAGAACTGATAAATAATTCACAATCAAATATTTATCCGTTTCACATGCCGGGGCATAAGCGCCGTGGCAGTGATATAGGTGCAGGGCTGGACCCGTATGCTATTGATATCACAGAGATAGACAATTTTGACAATCTGCACCACGCTGAGGGCATTATAAAGGAGGCGCAGGCTGAGGCAGCGGCGCTTTACGGTGCAAAGCATGCATATTTTCTCATAAACGGAAGCACCTGCGGTATATTGGCGGCAATATCTGCGGCCACAAAAAGGGGAGACAAGGTGCTTGTAGCAAGGAACTGTCACAAGGCGGTGTATCATGCGCTTTACTTAAGGCAGCTTCACCCGGTGTTTACATACCCTGAAATTACACGGACAGGGCTGCAGGGGCAGATAACCGAGGCACAGATAAGGGCGGCATTTGATGAAAATCCCGACATAAAAGCGGTTGTGATAACCTCGCCTACATACGATGGTGTGGTTTCCGATGTGGCGGCAATCGCATCTGTGGCACATGAATATGGAGCTTTACTCATAGTCGACGAGGCACATGGCGCGCATTTTGGCTTTGGAGGCGGCTTCCCTCAGAATGCCATAGCGCTCGGGGCCGATGCGGTCATAGTGAGCCTGCACAAGACGCTTCCGGCATTTACACAGACGGCGCTTTTACTGCTTGGTGGGATGCGTGAAGCTGCAGTGGAGAAGTTTCTCGGCATTTATGAGACAAGCTCACCGTCATATGTGCTTATGACAGGCATAGAGCGCTGCATACACTATGTGCGCGATAATAAAGAGACAGCATTTGCACAGCTTAGGAGCAGGCTTGACAGATTTTATCAGAAGGTCAGCGGACTTTCGCATCTGAGTGTGGTCAGAAAAAGTGATTTTTCTGCTGACGAGGCATATGATTTTGACGAGTCAAAGATTATTATATTTACGAAAGAGGCTATGAATGGACATACGCTGCTTGAGCTTCTGCTCAAAAAATATGAGCTGCAGCTTGAGATGGCAGCGGGCAATTATGTACTGGCGCTGGCATCTGTCATGGATACGGATGAGGGCTTTGACAGGCTTGCGGATGCTTTGATTGAAATAGACAGCCGGCTCGAAAAATATAAGTCTGATTTTGAAGAGTTTTATGATATATTAAAACAGGAGGGTGTGGTACATCAATTTTACTTTCCTGTCAAAATGGATACAACCATATACCAAAAGCTGCCTGCCGTAATGGAAATGTATGATGCATATGATGCAGACCATCAGGAGGTCTATGCCTTTAAGGCAAGCGGGAAGGTGAGCGGTGCCTTTATAAATATATATCCGCCGGGGATACCGCTTGTGGTGCCGGGAGAGATAATGAACGACAAGCTCATAGATGATGTAATAAAGGCTGTAAATTCAGGTCTTGAAGTGGATGGCCTGTACTTTGATCCGGATGCCGATATGTGGAAGTTTGTTGCGGTGCTGTAA
- a CDS encoding type IV toxin-antitoxin system AbiEi family antitoxin domain-containing protein — MNIQQVQTIIADAMEKYNGIVKKEELTRLGIDYRRIDTLVREGKLVRIRNGYYTDRVDDFSEDALVAALFPDAMLCMESALYAYGYIKEKPYGWTLAVDKNTSKSRFKMDYPRIIPFYTEPTALMLGATTIELGGNTFGIYDKERVICDCLKYESRLDRNDFKAAVQSYIADTDKDISVLMDYARARRVVKKVQSFIGVWL; from the coding sequence ATGAATATACAACAGGTACAGACTATCATAGCTGATGCCATGGAAAAGTACAACGGAATAGTGAAAAAAGAAGAGCTTACAAGGCTTGGTATAGACTACAGGCGAATCGATACGCTTGTCAGGGAGGGGAAGCTTGTCCGCATCAGAAACGGCTATTACACCGACCGCGTGGATGATTTTTCTGAGGATGCACTTGTCGCGGCACTCTTTCCGGATGCAATGCTTTGCATGGAAAGTGCACTTTACGCCTATGGCTATATAAAGGAGAAGCCATACGGATGGACGCTTGCCGTGGACAAAAACACATCAAAATCGCGTTTTAAGATGGACTATCCCAGAATCATTCCGTTTTATACGGAGCCCACAGCACTTATGCTTGGAGCCACAACCATTGAGCTTGGAGGCAATACCTTTGGAATCTATGATAAAGAACGTGTGATATGCGACTGCCTGAAGTATGAGTCGAGACTGGACCGCAATGATTTCAAGGCAGCTGTACAGTCATACATAGCGGATACGGACAAGGATATTTCCGTGCTCATGGATTACGCAAGGGCGAGGCGCGTGGTAAAGAAGGTGCAAAGCTTCATAGGAGTATGGTTGTAG